One genomic window of Candidatus Nitrospira inopinata includes the following:
- a CDS encoding EH signature domain-containing protein: MSETISLADAFAALQQLNKQVKRSAHQPLNWVPSFPSKLSRLVKSWGDIPPFKGLLVPADEVILQKWQRYRESNDTLELSFYEIGRLCQHPTSATDPLFYHYLVRKRYSPPPYALLGLVYTYHARWCSLTVGNRRFIEEALEAFLQAYRGFFKALCVWQKCLDYIIGSEAPVRLGRELADKRSIPESFAATYALHTNTEFWAEALAQAAEHIVHRIERVPVSQLEYLTQTLFADPGIPKSRVKELLAKAILSQRCDKDELARTIIINFALGATDFGDPRVHQAGWIGIEAARERFISWLSREDIKFFFDLVIDRSSDRQGRKPYWLMWLPQLKRTRVLLSRHDQDRIRLRLQRRNEQIPSYGLLDAPDTSAFLLDFGSVVIVEFSKSPNASYLYPRAIARDLFRDFYQQNRRWTVQELKRRDLVEREAARRLEHRRYRHNQWQDEMTGLLTRHYRLHRPE, translated from the coding sequence ATGTCGGAGACAATAAGCCTTGCGGATGCCTTCGCCGCTTTGCAACAACTCAACAAGCAAGTAAAGCGATCTGCCCATCAACCGCTAAACTGGGTGCCGAGTTTTCCGTCTAAACTAAGTCGGCTTGTCAAGTCTTGGGGTGACATTCCCCCTTTTAAGGGTCTTCTTGTCCCAGCCGACGAAGTGATCCTTCAAAAATGGCAGCGTTATAGAGAGAGCAACGACACTCTCGAACTTTCTTTTTATGAGATCGGTCGCTTGTGTCAACACCCAACCAGCGCAACGGACCCCCTCTTCTATCACTATCTCGTCAGGAAGCGATATTCACCACCACCTTATGCGCTGCTGGGATTGGTCTATACTTACCATGCAAGGTGGTGTTCGCTCACAGTCGGGAATCGTCGTTTCATTGAGGAAGCACTTGAGGCTTTCCTTCAAGCTTATCGTGGGTTCTTCAAGGCACTCTGTGTGTGGCAGAAATGTCTCGATTACATCATAGGATCCGAAGCGCCTGTTCGTCTGGGCAGGGAATTAGCCGACAAGCGTTCGATTCCTGAGTCCTTTGCTGCTACCTATGCTCTACATACCAACACGGAGTTCTGGGCCGAGGCGCTAGCGCAAGCAGCAGAGCACATTGTTCATAGGATTGAAAGAGTGCCCGTTTCTCAGCTCGAATATTTGACCCAGACGTTGTTTGCCGACCCGGGGATACCGAAATCCCGAGTGAAAGAGCTGTTGGCAAAGGCAATCCTCAGCCAGCGGTGCGATAAGGATGAGCTGGCAAGAACTATTATAATCAACTTTGCTTTAGGAGCCACAGATTTTGGCGACCCTCGTGTTCATCAAGCTGGTTGGATCGGGATAGAAGCTGCTAGGGAACGCTTTATCTCGTGGCTTTCTCGCGAAGACATCAAATTTTTCTTTGATTTAGTTATTGACCGGTCAAGCGATCGTCAGGGACGAAAACCGTACTGGTTGATGTGGTTGCCACAATTGAAGCGGACCAGAGTATTGCTCAGCCGTCACGACCAGGATCGTATTCGATTGCGGCTACAGCGTCGGAATGAACAGATTCCCTCTTACGGACTCCTCGATGCGCCTGATACAAGCGCATTCCTTCTCGATTTTGGCAGTGTCGTGATTGTGGAATTCAGCAAGAGCCCGAATGCTTCGTACCTCTACCCACGAGCCATTGCTAGGGATTTGTTCCGTGACTTCTATCAACAGAATCGCCGATGGACCGTTCAGGAGCTGAAGCGCCGAGACCTTGTAGAACGAGAAGCTGCCAGACGCTTAGAGCATCGGCGTTATCGCCACAACCAATGGCAGGACGAAATGACGGGTCTTTTAACTCGCCACTATCGCCTGCATAGGCCAGAGTGA
- a CDS encoding OmpA/MotB family protein, giving the protein MIRVTRDKTAKDQTIVMGITDLMTSLAVIFILLLTLFIRTQFASRQVSQDIRQDVIDTLVAKLMSSQDESLHQVKVAKDPKDPLGIEVVIRDPLLRFEPDKSNLSEEAKEFLRGFVPLLTSVICQDQLENIQTIVIEGHTDRTAPLGKDPDEHNIPLSQDRARSVMEHTLFVLKETEEEKRDCLLNMTSVNGRGLREPPPELIGKPERELTAQEREAMRRVVFKIRIKSTEQRRGVVPVQTSAY; this is encoded by the coding sequence ATGATTCGAGTAACTCGCGACAAAACTGCTAAGGATCAAACGATTGTCATGGGGATCACAGACCTCATGACGTCTTTGGCCGTGATTTTCATATTGCTGCTGACGCTATTCATCCGCACGCAGTTTGCGTCTCGTCAGGTCAGTCAGGACATCAGACAAGACGTCATTGATACCCTGGTTGCAAAGCTCATGAGTTCACAGGATGAATCGTTACACCAAGTGAAAGTGGCTAAAGATCCTAAGGATCCTCTTGGAATCGAAGTAGTGATACGAGATCCTCTCCTGAGGTTTGAGCCTGACAAATCAAACCTTAGCGAGGAGGCAAAAGAATTCCTAAGGGGGTTTGTGCCATTACTTACCTCGGTTATTTGCCAGGACCAATTAGAAAACATTCAGACCATCGTGATTGAGGGCCACACTGATCGCACAGCCCCGCTTGGAAAGGATCCCGACGAACACAATATCCCTCTCAGCCAGGATCGTGCACGGTCAGTGATGGAACATACCTTGTTTGTGTTGAAGGAAACAGAAGAGGAGAAGAGAGATTGTCTTCTCAATATGACCTCTGTCAATGGAAGAGGCCTCCGCGAGCCTCCTCCAGAACTCATCGGCAAACCTGAGCGGGAGCTTACAGCCCAAGAACGTGAAGCCATGCGTCGAGTCGTCTTCAAGATTCGTATCAAGTCGACCGAGCAGCGGAGGGGTGTGGTTCCGGTGCAGACAAGCGCATATTGA